CAGGTCCTCCGCTGTCACCTGGAGAAAAAGGCTGCTTTTCAGTGTCTCTAGGCTGTGTGCTGTTTAGCTGAGGGATCAGGGAGAGAAGACTGAACTTCTCATATTGAAGGTCCTAGAAAAGGTTCAGGTTTCCTTGAAGAGCTCTCAGGAGataggttggttggttggttggttgagaAGTATACAGAAAAGAGGGTTAGAGACAGTAGGTTTTTTTGGATTCGGTCTGTGAACAGAGGTAGGTAGGACTGTGGTCAGAGATAGGTTGCATCCCTCTAGACTCGTTTCCTTATCTATATCTCTAGGGATGAGTTAGGCCTAGGAGCTTGTGTGCAAGGAGGCCTTAAATGATGCTTTTAGATTAGATCCAGAAGAAAGCAAGTCCCTGGGGATTACTGCTTGGGGAACATCTCtgtgacctctctgagcttgtTGCTTATAGAGCCAAGAGGCAAAGTTAACTGAGGCCTGCCTTCTGACCGCTGCCCGCCTCTTCCTAGGCCTTGGTCCCACCACCAGAGGAAGATGCTGTTGCCACCTGCCTGCTCTTCCTGAACCTCCAGGTTTCTGCCACACTGCCCCATGGAGGACACACCCACCTCACTCAGCTGCTCTGACTGTCAGCGCCACTTTCCTAGTCTCCCAGAGCTGTCCCGGCACCGAGAGCTGCTCCATCCATCTTCCAAGCAGGACAGTGAGGAGGCAGACAGTATCCCTCGGCCCTACCGCTGTCAGCAGTGTGGGCGGGGCTACCGTCACCCAGGGAGTTTGGTCAACCACCGGCGGACCCACGAGACTGGCCTTTTCCCTTGTACCACCTGTGGCAAGGACTTTACCAACCCTGTGGCCCTCAAGAGCCACATGAGGACTCATGCTCCTGAGGGCCGCCGGAGGCGCAGGCCTCCCCGCTCCAAGGAAGTTGTTCCACGCCTGCAGGGAGAAACAACATCCTCTGATTCCAGGGACCAGAGGCTCAGCCCTGGGGAAAGCTGGACAAGCCAGGAAAAACCTGTTGAAGAGACATCTGGCTCTGGGCCTGAGCCCAGGGAAGATCCATCCACCAGACAAAGAAGCTGGGAAAGCCAGCCAGATTCCGAAGAGGGTGCGGAGGGCTGGGGGCCCACCACCAATTCTGCGAGAGCCACCCCGCTGCCCACCCCAGCCAGCAGCCTCCTTAGCAATTTGGAACAGTATTTGGCTGAATCAGTTGTGAATTTCACAGGGGGCCAGGAGCCGGCTCAGCCACCTCCTGCTGAGGAGGAACGGCGGTACAAGTGCAGTCAGTGTGGCAAGACTTACAAGCATGCCGGGAGCCTCACCAACCACCGGCAGAGCCACACCCTGGGCATCTACCCTTGTGCCATCTGCTTCAAGGAGTTTTCTAACCTAATGGCTCTGAAGAACCACTCCCGACTCCATGCCCAGTATCAGCCTTACCAGTGTCCCCACTGTCCCCGTGCCTTCCGGCTCCCCCGAGAGCTGCTGGACCACCAACAGTCCCATGAGGGGGCAAGGCAGGAGCAGCTATGGGAAGAGAAAGGGATGCCCACAACCAATGGGCACACAGATCAGAGCAGCCAGGACCAGCTCCCTAGTACACAGATGCTGAACTGCTCCGGGGAGCTCAGCACCTCTGGGGAGCTGGAGGACTGCGGCCCTGAGGAGTACCGGCCTTTCCGCTGTGGGGACTGTGGCCGTACATACCGCCATGCCGGGAGCCTCATCAACCATCGTAAGAGCCACCAGACAGGTGTCTACCCCTGCTCCATCTGTTCGAAGCAGTTGTTCAATGCAGCTGCCCTCAAAAACCACGTGCGGGCTCATCACAGACCCCGGCAAGGAGCTGGGGAAGATGGGCAGCCATCAGTGCCATCAACTCCCCTGCCTCTGGCAGATAGAACTCACAAAGAGGAAGaagtccccaccaccaccctggaCCACCGCCCCTATAAGTGCGATGAGTGTGGTCGGGCTTACCGCCACCGGGGGAGCCTGGTGAACCACCGCCACAGCCATCGGACTGGAGAATACCAGTGCTCCCTCTGTCCCCGCAAGTATCCCAACCTTATGGCCCTGCGCAACCATGTACGAGTCCATTGCAAAGCCGCTCGCCGCAGTGCAGGACCAGGGGCTGAGGGACCCCCCAGCCACCTCAAGGTAGAGCTCCCTCCTGACCAAGTGGAAGCAGAGGCAGCCCCGCATATGGATCAGGGGCATGGGTGCAAACATGAAGAGGAGGCCACAGGTGTCTCCCCAGCAGCAGAGAGGACAGCACCACAGATGTGTAACCTCTGTGGGATGCTCTTTGAAGACCCTGAGAGCCTTGAACACCATGGCCGGACTCATGGGGAAGGGGAAGACAGTAGGACAGAGACCAGGGTGTCCCCTCCTCGGGCATTTGCCTGCCAAGATTGTGGGAAGAGCTATCGCCACTCAGGGAGCCTTATCAACCACAGGCAGACCCACCAGACAGGGGACTTCAGTTGCGGGGCCTGTGCCAAGCACTTCCACACCATGGCTGCCATGAAGAACCATTTGCGACGCCACAGTGGGCGGTGGAGCAGGCAGCACCGGAGGAGGGCTAGCAGTGCTGGCAGTGGCGGGGAAGCCAAACTCCCATCAGGCGGGAACTGGGCGCAGGAGTTGGTGGAAAGCAATGAGGGCCTGGACGATCCGCAAGAGCCTCCAGGCGGAGGTCCTAACAGAGCCGAAGGCAGCTTGGAAAGCGACAGGGGCTCTTTGCAGGTTGAAGCCGAAAGAGATAGATGTGGGCTTGAGCGGGCTGAGGCCCATAGCCAGGGTGATAAAGAGAGCAGCGGTAGTGAGGAAGGGCTGGAAAGGAAGGAGGCATGTTTCCTTGACAACTCAGACATCCCAGGCCATGAGGAGAGCAATGGGACTCGCTTCTGTGATGGTGCCACAGGGGTGAATGAAGACCAGAAACCAGCCACTGGCCAGTGCAGCTCCCCTCGCCGACCTCCTGAAGCTGTCACCAGCTGGCAGGCTGAGGTCTCCCACACGTGTTCTGACTGTGGGCATTCTTTCCCTCATGCCACTGGCCTGCTGAGCCATAGGCCCTGCCATCCACCAGGCATCTATCAGTGCTCCCTCTGCCCGAAGGAGTTCGACTCTCTGCCTGCCCTGCGCAGCCACTTCCAGAACCACGGGCCCGGGGAGGCAGCCCCTGCGCAGCCTTTCCTCTGCTGCCTCTGCGGCATGATCTTCCCAGGACGGGCTGGCTACAGGCTTCACCGACGCCAGGCTCATGACTCTTCTGGTCTGACTGAGGGCTccgaggaggagggggaagaggaaggagcctCAGGGGCAACCTCCACCCAGAGCCCTCCGCTACAGCTCTCGGAAGCAGAGCTATTGAATCAGCTGCAGCGGGAGGTGGAGGCACTGGATGGAGCTGGTTATGGGCACATCTGTGGCTGCTGTGGTCAGACCTATGATGACCTGGGGAGCTTGGAGCGTCACCACCAGAGTCAGAGTTCTGGGAACACCACAGACAAAGCTCCCAGCCACTTAGGAGAGTCAGATGATGCCATGGGAAGGATTGCAGATGGTGACTGTGTCTTTGAGGGCACAGCAGTGGCTTCTCtctctggggagggtggggacacAAAGTCTGGAGAGGGAGCAGGTGCCATGGTTGTAGACAGCGTTTGCCTGCAGGGCGGGGAAAGCCCACCTGAGACCCAACCCCGCCCCTTTCGCTGCAATCAGTGTGGTAAGACCTATCGCCATGGCGGCAGCCTGGTAAACCACCGCAAGATCCACCAGACTGGAGACTTCATCTGTCCTGTCTGCTCCCGCTGCTACCCCAACCTGGCTGCCTACCGTAATCATCTGCGAAACCACCCACGCTGCAAAGGctctgagccccaggtggggcttgtGCCAGAGGCCGGAGGTAGCAGAGAGCCTCCGAAAGTGGCAGAAGGACCGGGGCAGGCAGACATGGGAAAATTCCAGGAAGAACTTAAAGCAGAGCCCTCAGAGGAGGAGGCAAAGGTGAAagaggaggagtgggaggaggcCTCTGTGAAGGCGGGCGAGGCAGAGCCGAGGCTGGAGACGGCAGAGAAGAGCTGCCAGACTGAGGCCAGCTCAGAGCGTCCCTTCAGCTGTGAGGTGTGTGGCCGGTCCTACAAGCATGCTGGCAGCCTCATCAATCACCGACAGAGCCACCAGACTGGCCATTTTGGCTGTCAGGCCTGTTCCAAGGGCTTCTCCAACCTCATGTCCCTCAAGAACCACCGGCGCATCCATGCAGATCCTCGGCGTTTCcgctgcagtgaatgtgggaaggccttccgCCTGCGGAAACAGCTGGCCAGCCACCAACGGGTCCACACCGAGcgaggtgggagtgggggcgcCCGGAAGCTGACTCGGGAAGATCGACCCTTCAGGTGTGGGCAGTGCGGGCGGGCCTACCGCCACGCGGGCAGCCTTCTGAACCACCGGCGCAGCCACGAGACAGGTCACTACAGCTGTCCCACTTGCCCCAAGACCTACTCCAATGGCGTGGCCCTGAAGGACCACCAGAGGCTGCACTCAGAGAGCCGGCGGCGGCGAGCAGGGCTGTCACGGCGGATGGCCGTGCGCTGTGCCCTGTGTGGCCGGGGTTTCCCTGGCCGGGGATCTCTGGAGCGGCACCTCCGGGAGCATGAAGCAGAGACTGAAAGGGATCAGAGGGGCCTGGagggcccagaggggaaccaggcTGATGGCCAGGGACTAGAAGACAGATCAGGTGATACTGAGGCAGTTCTCCAGCTGGAGGACAGACCCGGGAGGCTGGAGGAGCAGAATCAGAGCCCCATTGGGGCAGCAGGTTCAGAACCCACTGAGCTAGTATCCAGGGACATGGGGAATGTCGAAGGGAGGCAAGGAGATGGGGGACAGGTGAATCATGGTGAAGGTTGGGTTCCTCTGGGTCATGTACTGACCAAGCCAGAAGATGAGTCAGGGGACAGTATCCCCAAGAGTTCTTGCCACCTTGGCAACAGCCAGCCCAATGGCCCTAGTCTGAGTCCTGTGGAGAGCTGGGACAATGGAGATAGCAAACCTCAGCTCCAGCCAGAGAGTCACCCCTTTTCCTGCAGCTGTTGTGGCAAGATGTACTGCAAGTCAGAAGGCCCTCTGAACTGCCACAGCACCCCCAAGACAGACTGCCACCATTGCCTGCTCTGCTCCAAGGAGGTCTCAAATCCTGTGGCCACAAGGAGCCACAGCTGCAACCACATAGCTGCCCAGACCTTTGCCTGCCCTGACTGTGGTAAGGCTTTTCAGTCCCATCATGAACTAGCCAGTCACCTGCACACTCATGCCAGCAGCCTCAGTCAGGTGCCACCCCAGACACAGGAGGCCAGAGGTACTGCCAGTGGGATTGTGGAAGCTGAGGCAGATCCCTCTGGCCAAGGGGGAATCCAGAAGTCCCCATCAGAACCCCACACAGCCCCAGGAGAGAATGCTGGGAGAGCTAATGGGGGCCAAGGAGTAAAGTCCACGGTGGCTGAAGACGAGGAACGGCCCTTCCGCTGTGCCCAGTGTGGGCGGTCCTACCGCCATGCCGGTAGCCTGCTAAACCATCAGAAGGCTCACACCACTGGACTCTACCcatgctccctctgccccaaacTTCTACCTAACCTGCTGTCCCTTAAAAACCATGGCAGGACCCACACAGACCCCAAGCGCCACCGTTGCAGCATCTGTGGCAAGGCCTTCCGGACAGCTGCCCGGCTGGAGGGTCATGGGCGGGTCCATGCACCTCGGGAGGGGCCCTTCACTTGCCCCCATTGTTCCCGCCACTTCCGCCGCCGAATCAGCttccagcagcaccagcagcagcaccaggagGAGTGGACAGTGGCCAGCTCTGGTACGGGGGCATGAATGGCTTGGGCAGAGAACGGAAGGGTCCCAGAGGAGATGGGCACAGAGTGGGGGGGCAAGGAATGAGGGGGGGAAGGTCACATGACTTCCTAGCGGGGGTGGGGCAGGTGCAGCTTGGATATGGAGAAAATCAGTTTGAGGATGCCACCTTGGGAGGACTGACATTGGAACCTCTGGGTCAGGTGAACAGCCTGCTGGGCTGAActgtggggtggggtagggtgtgGGCAAAGGCTGAGGCAGCCGCAGGGCAGGAACCAAAGAAGAAGGGGTGTTTTGTTTGAGGAGAGGAGGCAGCTATCTGGCTACTACATCTGGAAACTCCTGATCCAGCCAGTCAAAGAATGATTTCCAGAGAGAATGGTCTCCAGAGAAAGGTGGTGCTCTTTCCTTGAGGCAGGTAGCAAGAGTGAGGAATGGGGTGTGGGAGGCACCCCCAGACTAGACTGCTCTGTGGGTTTTGTGGCTTTTGTGTTGACTTGGCCAGGGAAGCTGGGCCACTGGTTAGCCCCCCAGCTTGCTGTCCCTCTTCCCTGCatcttgtctctggtccccctcctcATTGCTTGGAAACTAGATCTCTGGTCATTTGCTACTGATACTGCCCCCTGTCTCTTCTCCCCTTTATTGAaccctttcttctctctgctgTGCATCTCCTTTTTAGGAGCCAACCAAACCACTCTTTCTACCTGCATCCCCCCTTCCCACCAGCACACCTTTAACTGGAGGACTGAGTCACAGATAATTGTTTCTTTGAAGCCAGGCCCAGCTGTAGCAACAGCAGCCATTAGCCCCTATCTCCCATCGTCTATCAGGGAAGATTTCCATGGAAAGccaccccacccagccctgctggaggaggaggctATGGGGGAGTGGGGCAGCCTGTTTCCTCAGCCTGTTCCTGGGCCCTCGGCTCATGCCGTCAGCCTCCTCTAGAGATCTGTAGGCCTTGTCCCAGAACCCCTCCATATAGTGGCCACCAAGGGCGGGTGTCCCTGAGATGGCTGGTCTTTGACCAGGGACTCAGGGAAGGAGGGGATGGTGAGTGAGAGTGCCCTGAGAGAGTGCTGACACGATGGCTTTCAGAATAAAAGATTTCTCGTGACCTCAAGGGAATGAGCGAGAGGCCAGTCAATGAGGCCTAGAAAAATAATTAGGAGTTCTCACGCAGGCCTCTGGGGCCCCGCGGGGTGCTGTCAGGATGGCCTGTGGGGCTAGGGAACAAGGGGTGCAAGCTGTGTGGGGTTTGCTGCCCTGAGTCagtgatttcctttctttctccccaggagccccaaaggcaccagcagcaggcagagggggctTGTCATtgccccctccacccacccccacgaCCTCACTTCTGGATCCTTCACCCCAGTGGCCTGCAGacctcagcttctccctctaaaCTTCAAGTCTCCAAAGATCAGAAtacgggcggggagggggggcaggttGCAGGGAAAGGCTTGATCTCCATGTTTTGCTCAGGAGTAGTTAGGCTTCCCCATCTCTTATTCTCTCCCACTGTGCAGAGGACCCAGATCTGGCTGCTTGCATTAGGAGGGGGTGAGGTATCCCTCATGTCCCTGTCCTTGAAGGCTTTCCTTTCCCCATTCTTTGTCACTATGCTCTTCCTTAtgaccagccctgcaagaaaccCGGTGCCAGGCTCTGCCATGATGTGGGGCCACTGTCACCAGCCAGATTCCAACACCAGGGAGAGGCCATTCAGAGAGCCACAGGTGGGAATGTTGCCTGTGGAAGGGGAGCCTTTTGCTACAATTTGTAACTTATTttctaaagtctattttgtaacaatttatttaagttttaaaaaaaaggaaaattgctcccccaacccccaaaaaatgaattttcaaagtAAGTGGCTGGTGTGATTGTATCTGAGGGGGTGAAGACTAGGGAAGGCTGGGGACGCCTGCGTCGGACAGCAGAGCTGGGTGTAGGGGAGCATCCACAGGTGACACCTCCCTGTCCTGCAGGGTAGGGAGTGAGGGCAGCAGCTGGTCTGGGCAGGCTTCTTCCCAGAGCCCCCTGGGCTGTTGGGCCTGCCCCGTGCCTGGCGTCACATGTGGGttggggaagtgggagagggacaagggCAGTGACGCACGGATTGTCTCACTGTGTCTGCAGTATCCCAGAGCCACCTGTTAACAGCCAGTTGGTTTGCCTgtcaggaagaggaaggaggacgGGGTTGGCCTCATCCTCAGAactttcctccctccctggaagaagaggaagaagatgctACTTAACCCCCAtgacatgagaaaactgaggtttgaaGTTGAGAGGCCTGCTCCAAGTCATAATAATGAAGAACCAGGATTCTGTCCTATCCCAGGGCAACCTAGAGGTGGGTCAGAACAGATCTTTCCCTGGATGGAGAGAGGATGGGTCTAAAGAGGGAAGTGTCAGCAGGGAAGCCCTAGGGCCACGTACTCATGTTGGCCAAGCAGCTTCCAGGCTCAGTCTCAGGCTCCGGCTCCTCAGCAAAATAGACCTGCCAGTCCAAACTGCTGACCCAGCTCTCATAGGCGGGGAGTGCCACGAAGACTGCGGGCCTTGCCGGGCCTTGGCAGGCATCTCCAAAGCTGTGTAGCCCAGCCAGGAACCATGTGCCCCTCACCTCATGCACCAGTGGTGTCCCAGAGAGACCCTGTAAGGGGTCAGGTGACAGTGGGTGACTTCCTCTTCTCCCTAGGCAGCGGTGGGGGCAGAAGGGGCTAGGGGCTGGGCCGAGGCTCTGGCTGCTTGGGAGCCAGCTGGCAGAAAGGCCCGATTTCAAGTGAGAGGCAGGCCTGGAGGCCAAGCCTGGCAGAAGGTCTGTGAGTTACAGGATAAAGATGCCGGGGTCTGTGGAGTGAGGTCTGGGGGACTGGGGCTCACCTCACAGTGGGGTGGCTCACCCACAACACTGGTACACACCATCCCTGGCAGAATGGGGATGTTGTCGCTCCCAGGAGTTGTATGCAGCCGGCTGCAGGCCCTGGGTCCCAGGAGGGTCACAGGCACAGTCTGAGGGGAGCTGATGCCTGTAGGGTGAAGGTAAAGACCCAGCTGTCCCAGCAGCCTCTAGGATGGATGGACAGCTGCTGGGGCCTGTCCTACATACCTGCTCCTTGGCGGGGCAGCCCCAGGACCCAGCCACGTTCCCCGTCAGGCAGATGGTGGTCAGAATAGGGCAGGCAGAGGGGCCGAAGGCTGGGGCCTAGTGTCACAGGTTGGGCCAGCAACAGGAAGGCCACATCGTAGCCCCCCTCTGGGTGGGTATAAGCCCCATGCAGGATGAGTTGCTTCAGGCCTCGCTCCTCTGCTCCAGTCCCCAGTGCTATGGTCCATTCCTCTGGGGTCTGGCGCCTGTGTAGAGGCAGCATCGGGTGGTGGGGCTGCCAgtgagggcaggagagggggtgggggtgggcacaaAGGCAAGAGAGATGGCTCACCCAATGAAGCAGTGGGCAGCAGTCAGCACTACCTCCTCTGACACCAGGGCTCCACCACAGGCCAGCTTCCCCTGGTGCTTCAGCCTGGCATCCCATGGCCATGGGGAGGGGACTCCTGCCTGGGGACCTTCTCTCCTCAAGGATCCACAGGCTGGAACAGACGGATTACATCACCTGCCTTCTTGCTAAGTGCTTACTGCATGCCTGGCCCTGTGCTAAGCACTGCCCACAATATCCTTTAAGCTGGATCTTGTTACCCTCGTTACCGACATAACCAAAGTtccagagaggtcaagtgactttCTAGCTCATTAAACACAGGCAGGTTGCTGACTTGAGACTCAAAAGCTAAGACCTAAGCTCTTAAACCCTGATGGTCTAGCCTCATGGGAGTGGCCCTGCTCATCATTCTCCTACCCCATCTGTCTGTACCCCTCCAGGCTTGGACTGGCCCCAGAATTCTGGCTCACTAGTACTGCTCTTACCATCAAGACACAGCTTCCATCCTAAGAATTACTTTTCATGAAATTTGCATGTTAGTCACTTAATGCTAGAATTCTGAGTGGGAGCCCTGCCCTGTCCAATCTCACTGGGTCCCTGCTTGGAAACTTGCAGCTTACCCCTACAACCTTCAATTAGATCTCAGATCCCTCGTATCACCTAAACTCTAAATGCACAGAGTTCTGAAGTAACTATGCCTCTCAGCCCTAAATGGGGGTGTTACTATCTTAGGGGCTGAAAGGGGCCTTAAAAGCCCCCTAATTAGTACATGAACGTTTTGTCCCAATTTTCTATTCTGAGCTGAAACTTGCTTCACTGTGCTTCTGTCTGCTGCCCAGAAGTCCTTATGCAGGCCTGGGTGTCCCGACATGCCCCACTCCTAATGCGCCCTGCTCATACCTACACAGCTGTCCTCATCACTCATCTCTGGggtctctgggttctgggatagGAAGACTGccccctgagcctgagcctgcaGCCAGGAGCTGTAAGCAGCTGTGTTGGTCAGCAGCACGGGAGTGTCTTCTTGGGCACAGCTTGATGCAAAGCTGATGATCCCAGCCTGGACCCAGTATCCGTCAGGCTCGCGGCACAGCACGGGGCCCCCGGAATCTCCCTGGAGCCAGGCAAAGGAGTCAAGGATAGACACTTGAGCCCCAGCCATGGGCAGACACCCTCTAACAGTGGCACTGCCACCCATCCCTATGGATTGAGTACCAAGCCCAGGGCTaggtcccccctccccttctgttcCCTTCCCTTGTCTTCCCCATCAGACCTGACAAGGCCCCTGCACCCCAGGCTGGGCGCCCCCACACAGCATCCCAGGCCGAGCTGGGCTGGCCAGCAGACGCTGGTGCAGCCGGTTGTAGAGACAGTTACATGTGGGGCGGCTGATTAGACGCAGGCGCAGATTTCGCAGAGTCCTGGGAGCTGGCAAAAGAAAGGGGGTTGGGAGACCAAGAGACGTTGAGTAGAGGGACAGTTGGCAGCTgaggctatgtgaccttgggcaagcatAGGGCCTCTGGGCTTCAGTCTGGGCCAGTACTTACCACCATTGGTGTCCTGATCCCAGCCAGTGGCCCAGCAGGAGGTCCCAAAAGGAAAGCGATGGGTAGGTTGGGGCAAGCAGAGGGGTGTGTGGGCCATGGGGTGGGCAAGTTGTAGCAGGGCCAGGTCTGAGCCCTGGCTGTAGTGGCTGTAGGCCCGTGGCAGCTGCAGAGCCGTCACTCCTACCTCCTCAGCCCCTGGGCTCAGCCCCTCACGTTGCAGAGAACCCAGGACAACCGACCAGGAGTTCAGTTCTGTCACTGCTGCCCTGAAAGAGGAGGGACAAGGCCGAGGCACTGAATGCAAAGGGGGACAGTGGCAAAAGCCAGAAGCTCTGCCTGACTCCAGCCACGACTCACTTTTCAAAGCAGTGAGCAGCAGTGAGGACCCAGGTGTCCGCCACCAGGGATCCGCTGCAGATGTGGACTCCCCGCCTCCTCACACTCACTTGCCACGGCCACTCGCCAGGTACCGTGATGCCCTCCTGAGGCTCAGGGGGGCCAGGGCCACGCTGCCCACACACTGTGAAGAGGGGCAGATCAGACTGGCAGAAGGCCTGTCCT
This genomic window from Canis aureus isolate CA01 chromosome 8, VMU_Caureus_v.1.0, whole genome shotgun sequence contains:
- the PRSS53 gene encoding serine protease 53 isoform X5 is translated as MKQSWGPGLLILGAVVLMKGLRAAQHGKLWGHGARPFLGLRLALGRTGQAFCQSDLPLFTVCGQRGPGPPEPQEGITVPGEWPWQVSVRRRGVHICSGSLVADTWVLTAAHCFEKAAVTELNSWSVVLGSLQREGLSPGAEEVGVTALQLPRAYSHYSQGSDLALLQLAHPMAHTPLCLPQPTHRFPFGTSCWATGWDQDTNGAPRTLRNLRLRLISRPTCNCLYNRLHQRLLASPARPGMLCGGAQPGVQGPCQGDSGGPVLCREPDGYWVQAGIISFASSCAQEDTPVLLTNTAAYSSWLQAQAQGAVFLSQNPETPEMSDEDSCVACGSLRREGPQAGVPSPWPWDARLKHQGKLACGGALVSEEVVLTAAHCFIGRQTPEEWTIALGTGAEERGLKQLILHGAYTHPEGGYDVAFLLLAQPVTLGPSLRPLCLPYSDHHLPDGERGWVLGLPRQGAGISSPQTVPVTLLGPRACSRLHTTPGSDNIPILPGMVCTSVVGEPPHCEANQLAVNRWLWDTADTVRQSVRHCPCPSPTSPTHM
- the PRSS53 gene encoding serine protease 53 isoform X1 yields the protein MKQSWGPGLLILGAVVLMKGLRAAQHGKLWGHGARPFLGLRLALGRTGQAFCQSDLPLFTVCGQRGPGPPEPQEGITVPGEWPWQVSVRRRGVHICSGSLVADTWVLTAAHCFEKAAVTELNSWSVVLGSLQREGLSPGAEEVGVTALQLPRAYSHYSQGSDLALLQLAHPMAHTPLCLPQPTHRFPFGTSCWATGWDQDTNGAPRTLRNLRLRLISRPTCNCLYNRLHQRLLASPARPGMLCGGAQPGVQGPCQGDSGGPVLCREPDGYWVQAGIISFASSCAQEDTPVLLTNTAAYSSWLQAQAQGAVFLSQNPETPEMSDEDSCVACGSLRREGPQAGVPSPWPWDARLKHQGKLACGGALVSEEVVLTAAHCFIGRQTPEEWTIALGTGAEERGLKQLILHGAYTHPEGGYDVAFLLLAQPVTLGPSLRPLCLPYSDHHLPDGERGWVLGLPRQGAGISSPQTVPVTLLGPRACSRLHTTPGSDNIPILPGMVCTSVVGEPPHCEGLSGTPLVHEVRGTWFLAGLHSFGDACQGPARPAVFVALPAYESWVSSLDWQVYFAEEPEPETEPGSCLANMRREESSEDEANPVLLPLPDRQTNWLLTGGSGILQTQ
- the PRSS53 gene encoding serine protease 53 isoform X2; this encodes MKQSWGPGLLILGAVVLMKGLRAAQHGKLWGHGARPFLGLRLALGRTGQAFCQSDLPLFTVCGQRGPGPPEPQEGITVPGEWPWQVSVRRRGVHICSGSLVADTWVLTAAHCFEKAAVTELNSWSVVLGSLQREGLSPGAEEVGVTALQLPRAYSHYSQGSDLALLQLAHPMAHTPLCLPQPTHRFPFGTSCWATGWDQDTNGAPRTLRNLRLRLISRPTCNCLYNRLHQRLLASPARPGMLCGGAQPGVQGPCQGDSGGPVLCREPDGYWVQAGIISFASSCAQEDTPVLLTNTAAYSSWLQAQAQGAVFLSQNPETPEMSDEDSCVACGSLRREGPQAGVPSPWPWDARLKHQGKLACGGALVSEEVVLTAAHCFIGRQTPEEWTIALGTGAEERGLKQLILHGAYTHPEGGYDVAFLLLAQPVTLGPSLRPLCLPYSDHHLPDGERGWVLGLPRQGAGISSPQTVPVTLLGPRACSRLHTTPGSDNIPILPGMGLSGTPLVHEVRGTWFLAGLHSFGDACQGPARPAVFVALPAYESWVSSLDWQVYFAEEPEPETEPGSCLANMRREESSEDEANPVLLPLPDRQTNWLLTGGSGILQTQ
- the PRSS53 gene encoding serine protease 53 isoform X4, producing MKQSWGPGLLILGAVVLMKGLRAAQHVCGQRGPGPPEPQEGITVPGEWPWQVSVRRRGVHICSGSLVADTWVLTAAHCFEKAAVTELNSWSVVLGSLQREGLSPGAEEVGVTALQLPRAYSHYSQGSDLALLQLAHPMAHTPLCLPQPTHRFPFGTSCWATGWDQDTNGAPRTLRNLRLRLISRPTCNCLYNRLHQRLLASPARPGMLCGGAQPGVQGPCQGDSGGPVLCREPDGYWVQAGIISFASSCAQEDTPVLLTNTAAYSSWLQAQAQGAVFLSQNPETPEMSDEDSCVACGSLRREGPQAGVPSPWPWDARLKHQGKLACGGALVSEEVVLTAAHCFIGRQTPEEWTIALGTGAEERGLKQLILHGAYTHPEGGYDVAFLLLAQPVTLGPSLRPLCLPYSDHHLPDGERGWVLGLPRQGAGISSPQTVPVTLLGPRACSRLHTTPGSDNIPILPGMVCTSVVGEPPHCEGLSGTPLVHEVRGTWFLAGLHSFGDACQGPARPAVFVALPAYESWVSSLDWQVYFAEEPEPETEPGSCLANMRREESSEDEANPVLLPLPDRQTNWLLTGGSGILQTQ
- the PRSS53 gene encoding serine protease 53 isoform X3, with the protein product MKQSWGPGLLILGAVVLMKGLRAAQHGKLWGHGARPFLGLRLALGRTGQAFCQSDLPLFTVCGQRGPGPPEPQEGITVPGEWPWQVSVRRRGVHICSGSLVADTWVLTAAHCFEKAAVTELNSWSVVLGSLQREGLSPGAEEVGVTALQLPRAYSHYSQGSDLALLQLAHPMAHTPLCLPQPTHRFPFGTSCWATGWDQDTNGAPRTLRNLRLRLISRPTCNCLYNRLHQRLLASPARPGMLCGGAQPGVQGPCQGDSGGPVLCREPDGYWVQAGIISFASSCAQEDTPVLLTNTAAYSSWLQAQAQGAVFLSQNPETPEMSDEDSCVACGSLRREGPQAGVPSPWPWDARLKHQGKLACGGALVSEEVVLTAAHCFIGRQTPEEWTIALGTGAEERGLKQLILHGAYTHPEGGYDVAFLLLAQPVTLGPSLRPLCLPYSDHHLPDGERGWVLGLPRQGAGISSPQTVPVTLLGPRACSRLHTTPGSDNIPILPGMVCTSVVGEPPHCEGLSGTPLVHEVRGTWFLAGLHSFGDACQGPARPAVFVALPAYESWVSSLDWQVYFAEEPEPETEPGSCLANMSKPTGC
- the PRSS53 gene encoding serine protease 53 isoform X6; translated protein: MKQSWGPGLLILGAVVLMKGLRAAQHGKLWGHGARPFLGLRLALGRTGQAFCQSDLPLFTVCGQRGPGPPEPQEGITVPGEWPWQVSVRRRGVHICSGSLVADTWVLTAAHCFEKAAVTELNSWSVVLGSLQREGLSPGAEEVGVTALQLPRAYSHYSQGSDLALLQLAHPMAHTPLCLPQPTHRFPFGTSCWATGWDQDTNGAPRTLRNLRLRLISRPTCNCLYNRLHQRLLASPARPGMLCGGAQPGVQGPCQGDSGGPVLCREPDGYWVQAGIISFASSCAQEDTPVLLTNTAAYSSWLQAQAQGAVFLSQNPETPEMSDEDSCVACGSLRREGPQAGVPSPWPWDARLKHQGKLACGGALVSEEVVLTAAHCFIGRQTPEEWTIALGTGAEERGLKQLILHGAYTHPEGGYDVAFLLLAQPVTLGPSLRPLCLPYSDHHLPDGERGWVLGLPRQGAGISSPQTVPVTLLGPRACSRLHTTPGSDNIPILPGMVCTSVVGSLWDTTGA